The genome window AGAAGTCTGTCTCATGGAGCAGTCCTTCATCAAGAACCCCGATATTACGGTCAACGAGTTGCTCGAGGAGTTGATCGTGAAAATGGGGGAGAAAATCCTTGTCAATAGGTTTGTGAGGTTCCAGTTAGGGGAGACGATTGAAGAGTAAACCTGCATACAAGAGGGTCCTCATCAAGCTGAGCGGCGAAGCCCTTATGGGAGAAGAGGGCTACGGTATTGATGAGACCGTGCTCACTGAAATCGCCGGCCAGATAAAAGAGATTCGCGCACTCGGTGTACAAATCGGCGTGGTGGTCGGCGGCGGCAATATCTATCGGGGAAAAACGGGGGAAACACTCGGAACAGACCGCGTAACAGGCGACCACATGGGCATGCTCGCGACTGTCATCAACGGGCTCGCACTTAAGGCCGCACTCGAATCCCTTGATGTAGACGCAGGAGTCATGACCGCTCTCAACATGGAGAAGATTGCCGAGCCGTTCGTGCAGCGGAGCGCCCTCAAACAGTTGAAAGAAGGCACGATCCTTATTTTTGCCTGTGGCACGGGCAATCCCTATTTTACCACAGACACCGCCGCTGCGCTGAGGGCTATTGAAATTAAGGCTGACATCCTGTTTAAGGCAACGAAAGTTGATGGCGTCTACGATAAAGACCCAAAACTCCACAGAAACGCCCGGTTCCACCCTGAAATTTCTTATAATGACGTTCTCAAGAAAGACCTTCAGGTCATGGATCTGACGGCCATAACCCTTTGCAAAGAGAACCGGCTTCCTATCGTTGTG of Syntrophorhabdaceae bacterium contains these proteins:
- the pyrH gene encoding UMP kinase gives rise to the protein MKSKPAYKRVLIKLSGEALMGEEGYGIDETVLTEIAGQIKEIRALGVQIGVVVGGGNIYRGKTGETLGTDRVTGDHMGMLATVINGLALKAALESLDVDAGVMTALNMEKIAEPFVQRSALKQLKEGTILIFACGTGNPYFTTDTAAALRAIEIKADILFKATKVDGVYDKDPKLHRNARFHPEISYNDVLKKDLQVMDLTAITLCKENRLPIVVLNMQKKGNLKKAVLGERIGTIVGR